The sequence GTGGCCCGGGATGAAAGTGACCTGGCGCAGGAACAATTCCAGCATGAGATACGGGTATCGGCTGCTTACATGAACCTGCTGGCGGCGCAACGGCTTACCCAATCCTGGCAAAATAACCTCGACAGGGCAGTGGCTTTGCAGGGAATCGTGACCACGCGTGTAAAGAACGGCCTGAATGCGGGGGTAGATTCTTCCCTGGCAAATGCCGAAGTATCCGGCGCCAGAATAGTATTAACACGGGCAAAGGATTATGAGCAGGAACAGGCCAACCAACTGGCTATATTAATGGGTGTGCCTATGCAGGACTTCATACTGGATACCCAATTTGTGGCCCGTATACCGGCAGCTTTTTATGATACGGCTACCAATCGCCAGCAACACCCGTTGCTTGCTTTTTACCAGCGCCGTATTGACCTGAGTAATGAACAGGCAAAATATTTCAGGACCTTCAATTACCCCACGTTCACCTTGTTTGGCGTTTTTCAGGGAAGAGGTTCCGGCTTCGACCCTAACTATGGCATACAAGGCCTGGATAAATACAGCCAGAGTTACGGGAAAGGGATCGACCCGGTGCGCGCCAACTACCTGCTGGGCGTGGGCATGGTCTGGAACCTTACCACTCCTTTACGGATACAGCAGCAGGTAACTGCTCAGAAATTTATATCACAGGCATTGAAAGATGAATATGATCTTACTGATCAGCGATTAAAGGCCCAGTTGG comes from Paraflavitalea devenefica and encodes:
- a CDS encoding TolC family protein gives rise to the protein MSRNQLVSLTGLLSIFCFQVAEAQVLTLKEAVQTALHNYSAIKAKVNYVNASKATVKQSVKEYLPDLSISFQHDYGTVNGQTGPLYALRGASAASSSGQPLAEQNWHAAFGALYLTNVNWDFFSFGRAKEKIKTAQAVVARDESDLAQEQFQHEIRVSAAYMNLLAAQRLTQSWQNNLDRAVALQGIVTTRVKNGLNAGVDSSLANAEVSGARIVLTRAKDYEQEQANQLAILMGVPMQDFILDTQFVARIPAAFYDTATNRQQHPLLAFYQRRIDLSNEQAKYFRTFNYPTFTLFGVFQGRGSGFDPNYGIQGLDKYSQSYGKGIDPVRANYLLGVGMVWNLTTPLRIQQQVTAQKFISQALKDEYDLTDQRLKAQLVLADNKITNALDNYREAPVQVKAASDAYLQKSVLYKNGLTNMVDVTQALYALNRAETDRAIAYNNVWQALLLKAAATGDFALFFNEF